In Thauera aromatica K172, one DNA window encodes the following:
- the pyk gene encoding pyruvate kinase, producing the protein MPRHTKIVATLGPASSDPRVLERMVHAGVDVVRMNFSHGKAEDHIARAAAIREASALAGRPVGILADLQGPKIRVGKFADGRITLTRDMPFILDSRCELGSTERVGLDYKDLPKDVKAGDVLLLDDGRLKLGVTRVLGHEIHTTVKVGGELSNNKGINRQGGGLTAPALTAKDMDDIRTAALIGVDFVAVSFPKSAADMYMARQLLRAAGSAALLIAKIERTEAVANLDEILDASDGIMVARGDLAVEVGDAAVPALQKKMIRAARDRNKLTITATQMMESMITSPVPTRAEVSDVANAVLDGTDAVMLSAETAAGNYPVEVIEAMSRVCLEAEKSYDTGLDREMLDRVFTRIDQSIAMAAIWTAYHLKVKAIASLTQTGSTALWMSRLIAGVSIYALTPEVSARNQMTLYREVYPLLMSQTHQDRDVLLWEAEQVLLEQGVVDYGDLIVLTIGEPIGASGGTNTLKIVRVGEHHRPGTLDDPV; encoded by the coding sequence CTCGAGTCCTCGAACGCATGGTCCATGCCGGCGTCGACGTGGTGCGCATGAACTTCTCCCACGGCAAGGCCGAAGACCACATCGCCCGCGCCGCGGCGATCCGCGAGGCCTCGGCGCTCGCCGGCCGCCCGGTCGGCATCCTCGCCGACCTGCAAGGGCCGAAGATCCGCGTCGGCAAGTTTGCCGACGGCCGCATCACCCTGACCCGCGACATGCCCTTCATCCTCGATTCGCGCTGCGAGCTGGGCAGCACCGAGCGCGTCGGCCTCGACTACAAGGACCTGCCCAAGGACGTCAAGGCCGGCGACGTGCTGCTGCTCGACGACGGCCGCCTCAAGCTCGGCGTGACCCGCGTGCTCGGCCACGAGATCCACACCACCGTGAAAGTCGGCGGCGAGCTCTCCAACAACAAGGGCATCAACCGCCAGGGCGGCGGCCTCACCGCGCCCGCGCTCACCGCCAAGGACATGGACGACATCCGCACCGCGGCCCTGATCGGGGTGGACTTCGTCGCCGTCTCCTTCCCCAAGAGCGCGGCCGACATGTACATGGCCCGCCAGCTGTTGCGCGCTGCCGGCAGCGCGGCGCTGTTGATCGCCAAGATCGAGCGCACCGAAGCGGTGGCCAACCTCGACGAGATCCTCGACGCCTCCGACGGCATCATGGTGGCGCGCGGCGACCTCGCGGTCGAAGTCGGCGACGCCGCGGTGCCGGCGCTGCAGAAGAAGATGATCCGTGCCGCGCGCGACCGCAACAAGCTCACCATCACCGCCACCCAGATGATGGAGTCGATGATCACCAGCCCGGTGCCGACCCGCGCCGAAGTCTCCGACGTCGCCAACGCCGTGCTCGACGGCACCGACGCGGTGATGCTGTCGGCCGAGACCGCCGCCGGCAACTACCCGGTCGAAGTCATCGAGGCGATGAGCCGGGTCTGCCTGGAGGCGGAGAAGTCCTACGACACCGGGCTCGACCGCGAGATGCTCGACCGCGTGTTCACCCGCATCGACCAGTCGATCGCGATGGCGGCGATCTGGACCGCCTACCACCTCAAGGTCAAGGCGATCGCCTCGCTCACCCAGACCGGCTCGACCGCGCTGTGGATGAGCCGCCTGATCGCCGGCGTGTCGATCTATGCGCTCACCCCGGAGGTCTCCGCCCGCAACCAGATGACGCTCTACCGCGAAGTCTACCCGCTGCTGATGAGCCAGACTCACCAGGACCGCGACGTGCTGCTGTGGGAAGCCGAGCAGGTCCTGCTCGAGCAGGGCGTGGTCGACTACGGCGACCTGATCGTGCTCACCATCGGCGAGCCGATCGGCGCCTCGGGCGGCACCAACACCCTCAAGATCGTGCGCGTCGGCGAACACCACCGTCCCGGCACGCTCGACGACCCGGTCTGA
- a CDS encoding molybdopterin-containing oxidoreductase family protein, whose amino-acid sequence MPPTPPDHPPAESSASRRVIPGFCGLCKSRCGSRMVVEDGRLVAQLPDPAHPTGRAQCVKGRAAPELVYDPQRVLHPLLRTRPKGDADPGWREISWDEAFDRIARTLGRIRDESGAEAVAFAIATPSGTPIADDVRWIERLANAFGSPNVANGTEICNWHKDFTHQHTFGRGIATPDFAHSRCIVLWGHNPRDTWLNNALSIAAARKRGARVVVIDPRKAGFAADADLWLRVRPGSDGALALGAARMMLARGWFDAAFLRDFSNGPLLVRSDTGRFLRADELALPPAGAGADDFVSLSANGTAIACRRGTRTAGGAGPDPLLAAGIELELAEGRRVRCDTAHALFEQACAPYTPERVAELCWIEAGQVEQFARLLHEASPAVSYYCWAGVCQHTNATQTDRAIATLMALTGSFDAPGGNVAFTPPPANDASGKALLGAAQRARCIGLARSRLGPARLGLVGSDALWDAILEREPYAIRALVGFGRDFLLNHADAERAAKALAALEFCVYADLTLTPTAALADLVLPICTPWEREALRVGFEGSQAAESWVQLRPAAIAPLGESRPDAWVVFELAQRLGLGEHFWDGDLEAGLAHILAPLGLSLDELRAHPGGLAHPAATRYRKYLDEGFDTPTGRIELYAETLLAHGAAPLPDFVEPADSPLTAADAAFPLVMTTAKLRHFRHGQDRQAPSLRRHTPEPAVHLHPDAARARGIAEGDAVRLRSAHGSIRLRARFDDTLDARVVWVEYGWWQPAGPGTADGYDALSEDGANYSRLVSDHRVDPVSGSQPLRSGLCEIEPVLGR is encoded by the coding sequence ATGCCCCCCACCCCGCCCGATCATCCGCCGGCGGAATCGTCCGCCTCCCGCCGCGTCATCCCCGGCTTCTGCGGCCTGTGCAAGTCACGCTGCGGTTCGCGCATGGTGGTGGAGGACGGGCGCCTGGTGGCGCAGCTGCCGGACCCGGCACACCCGACCGGGCGGGCGCAGTGCGTCAAAGGACGCGCGGCGCCGGAGCTGGTCTACGACCCCCAGCGCGTGCTGCACCCGCTGCTGCGCACGCGGCCCAAGGGCGACGCCGATCCCGGCTGGCGGGAGATTTCCTGGGACGAGGCGTTCGACCGCATCGCCCGGACGCTCGGGCGCATCCGGGACGAATCCGGAGCGGAGGCGGTGGCGTTCGCGATCGCCACGCCGAGCGGCACCCCGATCGCCGACGACGTCCGCTGGATCGAGCGCCTGGCCAACGCCTTCGGCAGCCCCAACGTCGCCAACGGCACCGAAATCTGCAACTGGCACAAGGACTTCACCCACCAGCACACTTTCGGCCGTGGCATCGCCACGCCCGATTTCGCCCACAGCCGCTGCATCGTGCTGTGGGGGCACAACCCGCGCGACACCTGGCTCAACAACGCGCTGTCGATCGCTGCGGCGCGCAAGCGCGGGGCGCGGGTGGTGGTGATCGACCCGCGCAAGGCCGGCTTCGCCGCCGATGCCGACCTGTGGCTGCGGGTGCGCCCTGGCTCGGACGGCGCGCTCGCGCTCGGGGCGGCGCGCATGATGCTGGCCAGGGGCTGGTTCGACGCCGCCTTCCTGCGCGACTTCAGCAACGGGCCGCTGCTGGTGCGCAGCGACACCGGCCGCTTCCTGCGCGCGGACGAGCTCGCCCTGCCGCCGGCAGGGGCGGGCGCGGACGATTTCGTCAGCCTGTCGGCCAACGGCACGGCGATCGCCTGCCGCCGGGGGACACGCACCGCGGGCGGCGCCGGGCCGGACCCGCTGCTCGCCGCAGGAATCGAACTGGAGCTCGCCGAGGGCCGCCGGGTCCGCTGCGACACGGCACACGCGCTCTTCGAGCAGGCCTGCGCGCCCTACACGCCCGAGCGCGTCGCCGAGCTGTGCTGGATCGAGGCCGGCCAGGTCGAGCAGTTCGCCCGCCTGCTGCACGAGGCCTCGCCCGCGGTGTCGTACTACTGCTGGGCGGGGGTGTGCCAGCACACCAACGCCACCCAGACTGACCGCGCAATCGCCACGCTGATGGCCTTGACCGGCAGCTTCGACGCCCCCGGCGGCAACGTCGCCTTCACCCCGCCGCCCGCCAACGATGCCAGCGGTAAGGCACTGCTGGGCGCCGCCCAGCGCGCGCGCTGCATCGGCCTTGCGCGCTCGCGCCTGGGCCCGGCGCGGCTGGGGCTGGTCGGCTCGGATGCGCTGTGGGACGCAATCCTCGAGCGCGAGCCGTATGCGATCCGCGCGCTGGTCGGTTTCGGGCGCGACTTCCTGCTCAACCACGCCGATGCCGAGCGCGCCGCGAAGGCGCTCGCCGCGCTCGAATTCTGCGTCTATGCCGACCTCACGCTGACGCCCACCGCGGCGCTCGCCGACCTCGTGCTGCCGATCTGCACGCCGTGGGAGCGCGAGGCGCTGCGCGTCGGCTTCGAAGGCAGCCAAGCCGCGGAATCGTGGGTGCAGCTGCGCCCGGCGGCGATCGCACCGCTCGGCGAAAGCCGCCCCGATGCCTGGGTGGTGTTCGAGCTGGCGCAGCGGCTGGGGCTGGGCGAACACTTCTGGGACGGCGACCTCGAAGCCGGGCTCGCCCACATCCTCGCCCCGCTCGGGCTGAGCCTGGACGAACTGCGCGCCCACCCCGGTGGCCTCGCCCACCCCGCCGCCACCCGCTACCGCAAATACCTGGACGAAGGCTTCGACACTCCCACCGGCCGCATCGAGCTGTACGCCGAAACGCTGCTCGCGCACGGCGCCGCGCCGCTGCCGGACTTCGTCGAACCGGCGGATTCGCCGCTCACCGCCGCCGACGCGGCCTTTCCGCTGGTGATGACCACCGCCAAGCTGCGCCACTTCCGCCACGGCCAGGACCGCCAGGCCCCTTCGCTGCGCCGGCACACCCCCGAACCCGCGGTGCACCTGCACCCGGACGCCGCCCGCGCGCGCGGCATCGCCGAAGGAGACGCGGTGCGGCTGCGCTCGGCCCACGGCAGCATCCGCCTGCGCGCACGCTTCGACGACACGCTCGATGCGCGCGTGGTATGGGTCGAATACGGCTGGTGGCAGCCCGCCGGGCCGGGCACGGCGGACGGCTACGACGCGCTGTCGGAAGACGGCGCCAACTACAGCCGCCTCGTCTCCGACCACCGCGTCGACCCGGTCAGCGGCTCGCAGCCGCTGCGCTCGGGCCTGTGCGAGATCGAGCCCGTCCTCGGCCGCTGA
- a CDS encoding type II toxin-antitoxin system VapB family antitoxin, producing MRTNIVIDDKLMNDTLRATGLKTKREVVDLGLRTVLRLSRQEEIRRFRGKLNWQGDLDEMRTDK from the coding sequence ATGCGAACGAATATTGTGATCGACGACAAGTTGATGAACGACACCCTTCGAGCGACGGGACTGAAAACCAAGCGAGAGGTGGTCGACCTTGGGTTGCGAACGGTGTTGCGCCTCAGCCGGCAGGAAGAGATACGGCGCTTCAGGGGCAAGTTGAATTGGCAGGGCGACCTTGATGAGATGAGAACCGACAAGTGA
- the fba gene encoding class II fructose-bisphosphate aldolase (catalyzes the reversible aldol condensation of dihydroxyacetonephosphate and glyceraldehyde 3-phosphate in the Calvin cycle, glycolysis, and/or gluconeogenesis) — translation MPLVSMRQLLDHAAEHSYGLPAFNVNNLEQVQAIMEAAAECDSPVIMQASAGARKYAGEAFLRHLIDAAIEAYPDIPVVMHQDHGQSPAVCMGAIRSGFSSVMMDGSLLEDGKTPSSYDYNVAVTREVVKFSHAIGVTVEAELGCLGSLETGQAGEEDGVGAEGTLDHSQLLTDPDQAADFVKQTDCDALAIAIGTSHGAYKFSRKPTGDILAIERIKAIHTRIPNTHLVMHGSSSVPQELLEIIRQYGGDMKETYGVPVEEIVEGIKYGVRKINIDTDIRLAMTGAVRKFLVENPSKFDPREFLKPAREAAKQVCKARFEAFGCAGMASKIKPVALDKVAARYKAGELSQVVR, via the coding sequence ATGCCTCTCGTTTCCATGCGCCAGCTGCTCGACCACGCCGCCGAACACAGCTACGGCCTGCCCGCCTTCAACGTGAACAACCTCGAGCAGGTCCAGGCCATCATGGAAGCCGCGGCCGAATGCGACAGCCCGGTGATCATGCAGGCCTCGGCCGGGGCGCGCAAATACGCCGGCGAAGCCTTCCTGCGCCACCTCATCGACGCCGCCATCGAAGCCTATCCGGACATCCCGGTGGTCATGCACCAGGACCACGGTCAGAGCCCCGCGGTCTGCATGGGCGCGATCCGCTCGGGCTTTTCCAGCGTGATGATGGACGGCTCCCTGCTGGAAGACGGCAAGACCCCCTCCTCCTACGACTACAACGTCGCCGTCACCCGCGAAGTGGTGAAGTTCTCCCATGCGATCGGCGTCACCGTCGAAGCCGAGCTCGGCTGCCTGGGCTCGCTCGAGACCGGCCAGGCAGGCGAGGAAGACGGCGTCGGCGCGGAAGGCACGCTCGACCACTCGCAGCTGCTGACCGACCCCGACCAGGCCGCCGACTTCGTCAAGCAGACCGACTGCGACGCCCTTGCGATCGCCATCGGCACCAGCCACGGCGCCTACAAGTTCAGCCGCAAGCCCACCGGCGACATCCTCGCGATCGAGCGCATCAAGGCCATCCACACCCGCATCCCCAACACCCACCTGGTGATGCACGGCTCCTCCTCGGTGCCGCAGGAACTGCTCGAAATCATCCGCCAGTACGGCGGCGACATGAAGGAAACCTACGGCGTGCCGGTCGAAGAGATCGTCGAGGGCATCAAGTACGGCGTGCGCAAGATCAACATCGACACCGACATCCGCCTCGCGATGACCGGCGCGGTGCGCAAGTTCCTGGTCGAAAACCCGTCCAAGTTCGACCCGCGCGAATTCCTCAAGCCCGCGCGCGAGGCCGCCAAGCAGGTGTGCAAGGCTCGCTTCGAAGCGTTCGGCTGCGCCGGCATGGCTTCGAAGATCAAGCCGGTGGCGCTCGACAAGGTCGCCGCCCGCTACAAGGCCGGCGAACTGAGCCAGGTCGTGCGCTGA